Proteins found in one Butyricicoccus intestinisimiae genomic segment:
- a CDS encoding sirohydrochlorin cobaltochelatase, with amino-acid sequence MKMKKLTAMLLAGVLAAGMLAGCGSSNDNSKDAAKDTGSATTSAKANTGSGSGEAAEEEENYNTGDASKDNPRNQDNIGENELLVLSFGTSFNDSRRLTIGAIEDQLEKSFPDYSVRRGFTANIVIDHVAKRDGEKIDDIDASLKRAVDNGVKNLVVQPTHLMNGLEYEELKGDIAQYSDAFDKIAIGQPLLSSDDDFSRVENAIVDWTKDYDDGETAIVFMGHGTSADSNGVYQKMQDLLTKDGHTNYFVGTVEATPSLDDVLAAVKKGGYKRVVLEPLMVVAGDHANNDMAGDDKDSWKSQFEAAGYQVECLLRGLGENETIRQIYVEHAQAAIDSLNQ; translated from the coding sequence ATGAAAATGAAAAAGTTGACGGCGATGCTGCTGGCAGGTGTGCTGGCTGCAGGCATGCTGGCAGGCTGCGGTTCTTCCAACGACAACAGCAAGGACGCAGCAAAGGACACCGGCTCTGCAACGACTTCCGCAAAGGCGAATACCGGCTCCGGTTCCGGCGAAGCAGCAGAGGAAGAAGAAAACTACAACACCGGTGATGCGTCTAAGGACAACCCGCGCAATCAGGACAACATCGGTGAAAACGAACTGCTGGTACTCAGCTTTGGCACCAGCTTTAATGACAGCCGACGTCTGACCATCGGCGCCATCGAGGATCAGCTGGAGAAGTCGTTCCCGGATTACTCGGTACGCCGCGGCTTCACTGCCAATATCGTCATTGACCATGTAGCAAAGCGCGACGGCGAAAAGATTGATGACATCGATGCATCGCTCAAGCGGGCGGTAGACAATGGCGTTAAGAATCTGGTTGTTCAGCCGACTCATCTGATGAACGGTCTGGAGTATGAAGAACTGAAGGGCGACATTGCACAGTATTCCGATGCGTTTGATAAGATTGCAATTGGTCAGCCGCTGCTGTCCAGCGATGACGATTTCTCCCGCGTAGAGAATGCCATCGTTGATTGGACCAAGGATTACGATGATGGCGAGACCGCTATCGTGTTCATGGGTCATGGTACATCTGCGGATTCCAATGGTGTATATCAGAAGATGCAGGATCTGCTGACCAAGGACGGTCACACCAACTACTTTGTAGGCACCGTTGAAGCAACTCCGTCTCTGGATGACGTTCTGGCTGCTGTCAAGAAGGGTGGCTACAAGCGCGTTGTTCTGGAGCCGCTGATGGTAGTTGCGGGTGACCATGCAAACAACGATATGGCAGGCGACGACAAGGATTCTTGGAAGTCTCAGTTTGAGGCAGCCGGCTATCAGGTTGAGTGCCTGCTGCGCGGTCTGGGCGAAAACGAAACCATTCGTCAGATCTACGTAGAGCATGCACAGGCAGCCATTGATTCGCTGAATCAGTAA
- a CDS encoding HlyD family efflux transporter periplasmic adaptor subunit, with amino-acid sequence MAFKGNPFRRKRSNQTSNVWQVGGLRINRALRIPIIIFGIIFVYSIVGFAISHYNPVKTTPAQQVSLDDSFSASGYFIRQEQTVDIAEGNTVEYNYSDGDKVSKGAALVTEYSNQDALTVSRELKSINDNIEQLETFSSTSSTTTNSSRLNQKIIDQMNLLSEQVDNGSLGQVASIASELRQLVLKSGSVSDNSKDIKKELANLKQQAASLESRLDGKTTNIYSPCAGYFCESADGYESIFTPDVVDELTLSSLEKLSKKNPASTSGKGKVVSGYAWYYAAKVSDADAKNLKQGNSVKLRFSQISQDVSATIQAVRDDESNDSTLVIFQSEDMDVELVSMREQVATVVVDSYAGLKVPKSAVRMENDEMGVYVLSNSVASYKKIDPLYEGSDFYIVKQNVTGNDSLVVNDDIIVEAKDVNDKKVMK; translated from the coding sequence ATGGCATTCAAAGGAAATCCGTTTCGGCGGAAGCGTTCCAATCAAACATCCAATGTGTGGCAGGTCGGCGGACTGCGCATTAACCGCGCGCTTCGCATACCGATCATTATTTTTGGAATTATTTTTGTATACAGCATAGTCGGTTTTGCCATCAGTCACTACAATCCGGTCAAAACGACACCGGCACAGCAGGTGTCGCTGGATGACTCTTTTTCTGCGAGCGGATACTTTATCCGGCAGGAGCAGACGGTAGATATTGCAGAAGGCAACACAGTGGAGTACAATTATTCTGACGGCGACAAAGTGTCCAAGGGGGCAGCGCTCGTCACAGAGTATTCCAACCAAGATGCGCTGACGGTCAGCCGCGAGCTGAAAAGCATCAATGACAACATTGAGCAGCTGGAGACGTTTAGTTCTACATCGTCTACAACGACAAATTCCAGCCGACTCAACCAAAAAATCATCGACCAGATGAATCTGCTGAGCGAGCAGGTAGACAACGGTTCGCTGGGACAGGTTGCGTCGATTGCCTCGGAGCTGCGGCAGCTGGTTTTGAAAAGCGGCTCGGTCTCCGACAACAGCAAAGACATCAAAAAAGAGCTTGCCAACCTGAAACAGCAGGCAGCTTCGCTGGAATCCCGCTTGGACGGCAAGACGACCAATATCTATTCTCCCTGTGCCGGCTATTTTTGTGAGTCCGCAGATGGATACGAGAGCATTTTTACACCGGATGTCGTGGACGAGCTGACCTTGTCCTCGCTGGAAAAGCTGTCGAAGAAAAATCCGGCATCCACGTCCGGCAAGGGAAAAGTGGTATCGGGCTATGCCTGGTATTACGCCGCAAAGGTCAGCGATGCCGACGCCAAAAATCTCAAGCAGGGCAACAGCGTCAAGCTGCGCTTTTCACAGATCAGCCAAGATGTCTCCGCAACCATACAAGCGGTGCGGGACGATGAGAGCAATGACAGCACGCTGGTTATTTTCCAGTCGGAGGATATGGATGTGGAGCTGGTTTCCATGCGGGAGCAGGTGGCAACGGTTGTTGTGGATTCGTATGCAGGCCTCAAGGTGCCGAAATCTGCGGTGCGCATGGAAAATGACGAGATGGGCGTCTATGTTCTGTCTAATTCTGTGGCAAGCTATAAAAAGATTGACCCGCTGTACGAAGGAAGCGATTTCTACATTGTAAAGCAAAATGTAACCGGCAATGATTCGTTGGTTGTCAATGACGATATTATTGTGGAAGCCAAAGATGTGAATGACAAGAAGGTAATGAAATAA
- a CDS encoding RluA family pseudouridine synthase: MRRIIQVTETDSGQRIDKLLSQQLPELTRSAIQHLMQDGCVTIGEQPVKKNAKAAAGDVIAVEVPEPKEVSIEPENIPLDIVYEDEDIIVVNKPKGMVVHPAPGNWSGTLVNALMYHCGDSLSGINGEIRPGIVHRIDKDTSGLLVVAKNDRAHQSLAEQIQVHSAGRRYFAVVYGCPREETGTIQAPIARHPVDRKKMAVLAGGREAITHYQVLEHYQGYTLMKFRLETGRTHQIRVHMAHIGHPIIGDPLYGPAKDKWKLQGQCLHAGELELTHPVTGERMLFEAPLPEYFEKVLQKLRNQYGQV, translated from the coding sequence ATGAGACGAATCATTCAGGTGACAGAGACGGATTCCGGCCAACGCATCGACAAGCTACTCTCGCAGCAGCTGCCGGAGCTGACGCGGTCAGCCATTCAGCACTTGATGCAGGATGGCTGCGTGACCATCGGCGAACAGCCGGTCAAAAAAAATGCGAAAGCAGCTGCCGGAGATGTGATTGCAGTCGAAGTGCCGGAGCCCAAAGAGGTTTCCATCGAACCGGAAAATATTCCGCTTGATATTGTGTATGAAGATGAGGATATCATCGTTGTTAATAAGCCGAAGGGTATGGTTGTGCATCCGGCACCGGGCAATTGGAGCGGAACCCTGGTCAATGCGCTGATGTATCATTGCGGAGACAGCTTGTCCGGCATCAACGGAGAAATCCGTCCCGGTATTGTCCATCGCATTGACAAAGACACCAGCGGACTGCTTGTCGTTGCGAAAAACGACCGCGCGCATCAGTCGCTGGCGGAACAGATTCAAGTGCACAGCGCGGGACGTCGCTATTTTGCTGTGGTCTATGGATGCCCGCGGGAGGAAACCGGCACAATACAAGCGCCGATTGCCCGCCATCCGGTCGACAGAAAGAAAATGGCGGTTCTCGCAGGCGGTCGGGAAGCGATTACGCATTATCAGGTGCTGGAGCACTATCAGGGCTATACATTGATGAAATTTCGTCTGGAGACCGGACGCACGCATCAGATTCGCGTGCACATGGCGCACATTGGCCATCCGATTATCGGTGATCCGCTGTATGGACCGGCGAAAGACAAGTGGAAGTTACAGGGACAGTGCCTGCACGCAGGCGAGCTGGAATTGACGCATCCGGTGACCGGTGAGCGCATGCTGTTTGAGGCGCCGCTGCCGGAATATTTTGAAAAAGTCTTACAGAAATTGAGGAATCAGTATGGGCAAGTTTGA
- a CDS encoding Cof-type HAD-IIB family hydrolase, producing the protein MGKFDGIFIASDMDGTLLDDTHAIQRETIQALEYFTQNGGYFSLATGRTRPATAAYRKLLPCNGPGVYLNGAIICDEALEKVIYMEGLDDGAKQLAREVMEAYPHLGIEVFLLDHSYVCRMCEVTRQHFVNLDIPYTLCGLDEIPEPTQEWGKINFTGEHDEVLAARPFIDRVKDKYNLTFSTPVYYEMTCKGGHKGDGVQRAASYLGVEPSLVCTVGDSQNDLPMLRGAGISFAPENARQEVLDTVDVVVADNNHNTLQGVVEYLDKQFG; encoded by the coding sequence ATGGGCAAGTTTGACGGTATTTTTATCGCCTCGGATATGGACGGAACCTTGCTGGACGATACGCATGCGATTCAGCGGGAGACGATCCAAGCACTGGAGTATTTTACGCAAAACGGCGGATATTTCTCTCTGGCGACCGGAAGAACGCGTCCGGCAACGGCTGCGTATCGAAAGCTGCTGCCGTGCAACGGACCCGGCGTTTACCTGAACGGCGCGATTATCTGTGATGAGGCGCTGGAAAAAGTGATATATATGGAAGGTCTGGATGACGGCGCAAAGCAGCTGGCGCGGGAAGTGATGGAAGCATATCCACATTTGGGCATTGAAGTATTTTTGCTCGATCACTCGTATGTCTGCCGGATGTGCGAGGTGACGCGGCAGCATTTTGTCAATCTTGACATTCCGTATACGCTGTGCGGTCTGGATGAAATTCCGGAGCCGACACAGGAATGGGGAAAAATCAATTTTACCGGAGAGCATGACGAGGTACTCGCGGCGCGTCCGTTTATCGACCGCGTCAAAGACAAGTATAATTTGACGTTTTCCACGCCGGTTTATTATGAGATGACCTGCAAGGGCGGACACAAAGGCGATGGCGTGCAAAGAGCGGCAAGCTATCTCGGTGTCGAGCCGTCGCTGGTTTGTACTGTGGGAGACAGCCAAAACGATTTGCCGATGCTGCGCGGTGCCGGCATCAGTTTTGCGCCGGAAAATGCAAGACAAGAGGTGCTCGACACGGTCGATGTCGTTGTGGCAGACAATAACCACAATACACTGCAGGGCGTGGTAGAATATCTGGACAAGCAGTTTGGATAA
- a CDS encoding DivIVA domain-containing protein produces the protein MLGSKEIRDFTPEKAVFGGYDARSVDMMLDQAADDMEALERENAELRAKLKVMVDKIEEYRRIESGIRQALMTAQGMADKTKKEASEQADQTRTQAQEDAEQLKRETKEQCEAIVRRYQVQASQEQARLRLAQKEAASFIEKMTRAFREESERIAAIPQKEGVEFTSISDHTVHSDATSETIEGHVEGPAELKIPKSPEENPGTDIPADILKIFADAQHTSHLDGIEQDAYTVEVSGSQNHNNFIGE, from the coding sequence ATGTTAGGTTCTAAGGAAATCCGAGATTTCACACCGGAGAAAGCGGTATTTGGCGGCTATGATGCCAGAAGCGTCGACATGATGCTGGATCAGGCGGCGGATGACATGGAAGCTCTGGAACGGGAAAATGCAGAACTGCGGGCGAAGCTCAAGGTTATGGTGGACAAAATCGAAGAATACCGCCGCATTGAGAGCGGAATTCGGCAGGCACTGATGACCGCGCAGGGCATGGCGGACAAAACCAAAAAAGAAGCGAGTGAGCAGGCCGACCAGACGCGCACCCAAGCGCAGGAGGATGCGGAACAGCTCAAGCGCGAAACAAAAGAACAATGCGAAGCGATCGTCAGACGGTATCAGGTGCAGGCTTCTCAGGAGCAGGCGCGTCTGCGGCTGGCGCAGAAGGAAGCCGCTTCCTTTATAGAAAAAATGACCCGCGCCTTCCGCGAGGAGAGCGAGAGAATCGCTGCGATTCCGCAAAAAGAAGGTGTGGAGTTTACCTCTATCTCGGATCACACAGTGCACAGTGACGCGACAAGCGAAACGATTGAGGGGCACGTGGAAGGTCCGGCAGAGCTGAAGATACCGAAGTCGCCGGAAGAAAATCCGGGAACCGATATTCCCGCAGATATTTTAAAAATTTTTGCTGATGCCCAGCACACATCGCATCTTGATGGAATAGAACAGGATGCCTACACGGTGGAAGTGAGCGGCTCGCAAAATCATAACAATTTTATTGGAGAATAA
- the ileS gene encoding isoleucine--tRNA ligase, whose amino-acid sequence MPQDYNKTINLPQTDFPMRAGLPKREPEFLEKWEKEDIYHTMMEKNEGKPLFILHDGPPYANGNLHLGHALNKILKDFIVRYKNMAGFKAPYVPGWDTHGLPIERQAIAAFGLDRHKVSNKDFCDKCKEFALEHVDTQRTQFKRLGVVGDWEHPYLTLTNDFVAKQVSVFGEMAKKGYIYRGMKPVYWCPHDETALAEAEIEYKDNKCASIYVKFAVKDDQGKISSVIGTTENVYFVIWTTTTWTLPGNLAISLNPRFEYSFVKVPNGEIYVLATDLIPSVIAAAKIESYEVLGTIMGSELEYVTTQHPLMDRESLVIVGDHVTLEAGTGCVHTAPGFGAEDFVVCQKYPEIPMIVPVDSKGMTTADAGKYAGMFYEDTNAIILHDLTENNALLAVETIEHSYPHCWRCKKPIIFRATEQWFCSVDAMKDKAVEACHGVKWIPAWGEDRMTSMIQERSDWCISRQRTWGVPIPIFFCKKCKKPLINDDTISAVAALFREKGTSAWFDTDAADILPAGTKCECGCSEFTKETDTMDVWFDSGSSHAAVLEERDELAYPADLYLEGNDQYRGWFQSSMLTSIATKGVSPYKTVITHGMIVDEERQKMSKSKGNGMSPQEITQQYGADILRLWVSSSDYRADMKISKKMFKQLSQNYLKIRNTARYIMGNLNGFTLDQMVPYDQMLELDKWALMKCNELVGRVRAAYDSYEFHGVIHAIHNFCVVDMSNFYLDVIKDRLYCDDGLSRLSAQTAIYRILDSLVRMLAPVLCFTADEIWHAMPHAAGDDERNVVLNDMPEYDSALTFTDAEAIKWEKIIAVRDDVNKALEQARGSKLIGKPLEAKVTITASENAKEFLDGCGQDLAKLFIVSAVDVQTGEGEGDSYEALGGVKIAVSHMEGEKCERCWIYDPTVGSNAEHPTLCARCASVLGNK is encoded by the coding sequence ATGCCGCAGGATTACAACAAGACAATCAATCTTCCGCAGACCGATTTTCCGATGCGCGCGGGTCTTCCGAAGCGCGAGCCGGAATTTTTGGAGAAGTGGGAGAAAGAGGATATTTACCATACAATGATGGAGAAAAACGAGGGCAAGCCGCTCTTTATTCTCCACGATGGCCCTCCGTACGCAAACGGCAATCTGCATCTGGGTCACGCACTGAACAAGATCCTCAAGGACTTCATCGTGCGTTACAAGAATATGGCAGGCTTCAAGGCGCCGTATGTGCCGGGCTGGGACACCCACGGTCTGCCGATCGAGCGTCAGGCAATTGCCGCTTTTGGTCTGGACAGACATAAGGTCAGCAACAAGGACTTCTGCGACAAGTGCAAGGAGTTCGCACTGGAGCACGTAGACACCCAGAGAACCCAGTTTAAGCGTCTGGGCGTTGTCGGTGACTGGGAGCACCCGTATCTGACGCTGACCAACGATTTTGTTGCAAAGCAGGTCTCCGTCTTTGGCGAGATGGCAAAGAAGGGCTATATTTACCGCGGCATGAAGCCGGTATACTGGTGCCCGCACGATGAGACTGCTCTGGCTGAGGCTGAAATTGAGTACAAGGACAACAAGTGTGCGTCCATCTACGTCAAGTTCGCAGTCAAGGACGATCAGGGCAAGATCAGCTCTGTCATCGGCACAACAGAAAACGTATACTTCGTGATTTGGACGACGACTACGTGGACACTGCCGGGCAACCTGGCAATTTCTCTGAATCCGCGCTTTGAGTATTCTTTTGTAAAGGTACCGAACGGCGAGATTTACGTGCTGGCTACCGATCTGATTCCGTCTGTCATCGCTGCTGCAAAGATTGAATCGTATGAGGTTCTGGGCACCATCATGGGCTCTGAGCTGGAGTATGTGACCACGCAGCATCCGCTGATGGATCGCGAGTCTTTGGTTATCGTCGGCGACCACGTTACGCTGGAAGCCGGTACCGGCTGTGTACACACGGCACCGGGCTTTGGCGCAGAAGACTTTGTTGTGTGCCAGAAGTATCCGGAAATTCCGATGATCGTTCCGGTAGACAGCAAGGGCATGACCACAGCTGATGCAGGCAAGTACGCAGGTATGTTCTATGAAGATACCAATGCGATTATCCTGCACGACCTGACCGAGAACAACGCGCTGCTGGCTGTTGAGACTATTGAGCACTCTTATCCGCATTGCTGGCGCTGCAAGAAGCCGATTATCTTCCGCGCAACCGAGCAGTGGTTCTGCTCCGTAGACGCGATGAAGGACAAGGCCGTAGAGGCTTGCCACGGCGTCAAGTGGATTCCGGCTTGGGGCGAGGATCGCATGACCTCCATGATTCAGGAGCGTTCTGACTGGTGCATTTCCCGTCAGCGCACATGGGGTGTTCCGATTCCGATTTTCTTCTGCAAGAAGTGCAAGAAGCCGCTGATTAACGACGATACCATTTCCGCTGTTGCTGCACTGTTCCGCGAGAAGGGCACCAGTGCTTGGTTCGATACCGATGCCGCAGACATTCTGCCGGCAGGCACCAAGTGCGAGTGCGGCTGCTCTGAATTTACCAAGGAGACCGATACCATGGACGTATGGTTCGACTCCGGTTCTTCTCATGCAGCGGTTCTGGAAGAGCGCGACGAGCTGGCATATCCGGCAGATCTGTATCTGGAAGGCAACGACCAGTACCGCGGCTGGTTCCAGTCCTCCATGCTGACCTCCATCGCTACCAAGGGCGTTTCTCCGTACAAGACGGTTATCACCCACGGCATGATTGTTGACGAAGAGCGTCAGAAGATGTCCAAGTCCAAGGGCAACGGTATGAGCCCGCAGGAAATCACCCAGCAGTACGGTGCAGATATTCTGCGTCTGTGGGTATCTTCCTCTGATTACCGCGCTGATATGAAGATCTCCAAGAAGATGTTCAAGCAGCTGTCTCAGAACTACCTGAAAATCCGCAACACCGCGCGTTACATCATGGGCAACTTGAACGGCTTCACGCTGGATCAGATGGTGCCGTATGACCAGATGCTCGAGCTGGATAAGTGGGCACTGATGAAGTGCAATGAGCTGGTCGGCCGCGTTCGCGCAGCATACGACAGCTACGAGTTCCACGGTGTTATTCACGCAATCCACAACTTCTGTGTTGTCGATATGTCCAACTTCTATCTGGACGTCATCAAGGATCGTCTGTACTGTGACGACGGTCTGAGCCGCCTGTCCGCACAGACTGCGATTTACCGCATTCTGGATTCGCTGGTTCGCATGCTGGCGCCGGTTCTCTGCTTCACCGCAGATGAAATCTGGCACGCAATGCCGCACGCAGCAGGCGACGACGAGCGCAACGTTGTCCTCAACGACATGCCGGAGTACGATTCTGCCCTGACCTTTACCGATGCCGAGGCAATCAAGTGGGAGAAGATCATTGCTGTCCGCGACGATGTCAATAAGGCATTGGAGCAGGCACGCGGTTCCAAGCTCATCGGCAAGCCGCTGGAAGCAAAGGTTACCATCACGGCTTCTGAGAACGCCAAGGAATTCTTGGACGGCTGCGGTCAGGATCTGGCAAAGCTGTTTATCGTTTCTGCTGTCGATGTACAGACCGGCGAGGGCGAAGGCGACAGCTACGAAGCACTGGGCGGCGTGAAGATTGCCGTCAGCCATATGGAAGGCGAGAAGTGCGAGCGCTGCTGGATCTATGATCCGACTGTTGGCAGCAATGCAGAGCATCCGACGCTGTGTGCGCGTTGTGCTTCTGTACTGGGCAACAAGTAA
- the thiW gene encoding energy coupling factor transporter S component ThiW — protein MNRARIKKIVLCAVLADIAVVGSMFSFPILGSRCAPIQHMVNIICAVFLGPGYGVACAFLASLLRNLFGLGSLMAFPGSMIGALCCGLMYWKTKKLLLTVAAEIFGTGILGGLCAYPVAVLFMGTDAGAVAFYAYIIPFLISTVVGSVAAGLVLMGLKRSTAFEHMQYLLDK, from the coding sequence ATGAATCGTGCTCGTATTAAAAAAATCGTTCTTTGTGCAGTCTTGGCGGATATCGCCGTGGTCGGCAGCATGTTCTCGTTTCCCATTTTGGGCTCGCGCTGTGCGCCGATTCAGCACATGGTCAATATCATCTGTGCGGTTTTTCTGGGACCCGGTTACGGCGTGGCGTGTGCATTTCTCGCCAGCCTGCTGCGAAACCTGTTTGGACTGGGCAGCCTGATGGCGTTTCCGGGCAGTATGATCGGTGCGCTGTGCTGCGGATTGATGTACTGGAAAACCAAGAAGCTGCTGCTGACGGTTGCAGCGGAAATTTTCGGCACCGGCATTCTCGGAGGTCTGTGCGCCTATCCGGTAGCTGTTTTGTTTATGGGAACCGATGCCGGAGCCGTCGCCTTTTATGCGTATATTATCCCGTTCCTGATTTCCACGGTTGTGGGCTCTGTTGCGGCGGGACTGGTGCTGATGGGACTCAAGCGCTCCACGGCGTTCGAGCACATGCAGTATCTGCTCGACAAATAA
- the lspA gene encoding signal peptidase II, which yields MSIVMYLLAVLMMVIVDQAVKYWAVTMLASIGTIPLIPGVLSLTYVENRGAAFSILENQIWLFVALAVVILCGIVYALKTDKIQAPIGKISLLVIAAGAIGNVIDRVVNHYVVDMIQLEFIRFPIFNIADIYVCVGVALFAFYYLFIHKDAEEADK from the coding sequence GTGTCTATTGTTATGTATTTGCTGGCAGTTCTCATGATGGTTATTGTAGACCAAGCGGTAAAATATTGGGCGGTGACGATGCTGGCATCCATCGGCACGATTCCGCTCATTCCGGGCGTGCTGTCGCTGACCTATGTGGAGAACCGCGGCGCTGCGTTCAGCATTTTAGAAAACCAAATTTGGCTGTTTGTCGCACTGGCAGTGGTGATTCTGTGCGGCATTGTATATGCACTGAAAACAGATAAGATTCAAGCGCCGATTGGAAAAATCAGCCTGCTGGTGATTGCGGCGGGAGCAATTGGCAATGTCATTGACCGCGTGGTCAATCATTATGTTGTGGATATGATTCAGCTGGAATTTATCAGATTTCCGATTTTTAATATTGCGGATATTTACGTCTGTGTCGGCGTTGCTTTGTTTGCCTTTTATTATCTCTTTATCCACAAAGATGCGGAGGAAGCGGACAAATGA
- the hfq gene encoding RNA chaperone Hfq — MKTEINLQDTFLNRARQDRVPLTVFLTNGFQLRGVVRGFDTFVILFDCDGKQEMIYKHAISTVIPQRKLEMNGRREAVTA; from the coding sequence ATGAAAACAGAAATCAACTTACAGGACACTTTTTTAAACAGGGCACGGCAGGACAGAGTTCCGCTGACTGTCTTTCTCACCAATGGATTTCAGCTGCGCGGCGTAGTGCGCGGGTTTGACACGTTTGTCATCCTGTTTGACTGTGATGGCAAGCAGGAAATGATTTACAAACACGCCATCTCCACAGTGATTCCGCAGCGCAAGCTGGAAATGAACGGAAGAAGGGAAGCAGTCACGGCATAA
- a CDS encoding cell division protein SepF yields the protein MGLVNDFKRWVSGEVDDDDDFDMDEGPVEESEAREASSHYSYREPARTAAASDARQNTQVEPRRNNQVVNINATTKLAVVLVKADQFNNVADIADHLKNKMTVVLNLETTDKETSKRMLDFMSGVTYAIEGKIKRVANDTYLITPLDVEIVGDDLISELENSGMKF from the coding sequence ATGGGTTTAGTAAATGATTTTAAACGCTGGGTTAGCGGCGAGGTCGATGACGATGACGATTTCGACATGGACGAGGGTCCGGTAGAAGAGTCGGAAGCCAGAGAGGCATCTTCGCACTACAGCTATCGGGAACCGGCGCGAACAGCTGCTGCATCTGATGCACGGCAGAACACGCAGGTTGAGCCGCGCAGAAATAATCAGGTGGTCAACATCAACGCGACAACCAAGCTCGCGGTTGTTTTGGTAAAGGCAGATCAGTTTAACAACGTTGCGGACATCGCAGATCATCTGAAAAATAAGATGACGGTTGTTCTCAATCTGGAAACCACAGATAAAGAAACATCCAAGCGCATGCTGGACTTTATGAGCGGCGTTACATATGCCATTGAGGGCAAAATCAAGCGCGTGGCGAACGACACGTATTTGATTACCCCGCTGGATGTGGAAATTGTCGGTGATGATTTGATTAGCGAACTGGAAAACAGCGGAATGAAGTTCTGA
- a CDS encoding YggS family pyridoxal phosphate-dependent enzyme translates to MTEEERKTITQAVQTAKKRIAEAAIASGRKPEDITLVAATKMNDAERVRAAIAAGVDVCGENRVQELLEKYEQHAYDGKPLHFIGTLQTNKVKYLIGKVSMIESVSSVKLAKVIDKEAAKAGICQDILLELNIGREESKLGIDPDEIDSVIEQVAQLEHVHVRGLMAIPPKTQPNQEKTLYFDRMSQLFIDISAKKYDNITMDCLSMGMSADYCEAISCGATIVRLGTALFGARHY, encoded by the coding sequence ATGACAGAGGAAGAACGCAAGACTATCACACAAGCGGTGCAGACCGCAAAAAAACGCATTGCGGAGGCCGCCATTGCTTCCGGACGCAAGCCGGAGGACATTACGCTGGTCGCTGCGACAAAGATGAATGACGCAGAGCGCGTCCGCGCAGCCATTGCGGCGGGCGTGGATGTCTGCGGCGAAAACCGCGTGCAGGAGCTGTTGGAAAAGTATGAGCAGCATGCGTATGACGGCAAGCCGCTGCATTTTATTGGCACGCTGCAGACCAATAAAGTGAAATACTTAATCGGCAAGGTGTCCATGATTGAGTCGGTCAGCTCGGTAAAGCTGGCAAAGGTCATTGACAAGGAGGCTGCCAAGGCCGGAATCTGTCAGGACATTCTGCTGGAGCTGAATATCGGCAGAGAGGAGAGCAAACTGGGTATTGATCCGGACGAGATTGATTCGGTGATCGAACAGGTTGCTCAACTGGAGCATGTTCATGTGCGCGGACTGATGGCAATTCCGCCAAAAACGCAGCCCAATCAAGAAAAAACTCTTTATTTTGACAGAATGTCTCAACTATTTATTGACATATCGGCGAAAAAATACGATAATATCACCATGGACTGCTTGTCGATGGGAATGAGTGCTGATTATTGCGAGGCAATTTCCTGTGGGGCAACAATTGTCCGGCTGGGTACGGCGCTGTTCGGCGCCCGCCACTACTGA
- a CDS encoding YggT family protein → MILASITIRVLGILQWLIIIRALCSWFPQVQQSAVGEFLYTVTEPMLAPCRNLLSRFQVGRGMMLDFSPLIVFLLLEFARRIVYALL, encoded by the coding sequence ATGATTCTTGCAAGCATTACGATTCGAGTTCTTGGCATATTGCAGTGGCTCATTATCATTCGGGCGCTGTGTTCGTGGTTTCCGCAGGTACAGCAGTCCGCAGTGGGAGAGTTTCTGTACACCGTGACGGAACCGATGCTTGCGCCATGCCGCAATCTTTTGAGCAGATTTCAGGTAGGACGGGGCATGATGCTGGATTTTTCACCGCTGATTGTTTTTCTGCTGTTGGAATTTGCACGGCGGATAGTTTATGCGCTGCTGTGA